TACCTCTTCAATTCTTGATTCCGTTGCTGAATTTAAAATAGGAATACCATCTGATTTATTACTATCATAGGCATAGAGTCCTGCTTCTAATTTAGTAATATCATCGGAATCAAAACATAAAGGTAGGTTAACAACCTCCTGTACTGCTTCAATAGTACTTTCCATGTACTCAGCAGGTAATGGGCCTATGTTTATGTCAATATAGTTTGCCCCTTCTTCGGCTTGTTCTCTCGCAATATTTTGAATTCCAACAAAATCAAAAGACTTCAATAATCTTTCTATCCTTGGCGAACTATAATTTATTCTTTCAGCAATGATTGTTAGTTCATTCATCTCTATTATCCTTCCTCGTAATCTGCCATTCTAAAAATATAATGCCGAATTTTGTATAAATATAGGTAAAGTCTTAAGAGAGCCACTCAGTGCTGATTCCTTCCCCGGTGAATGGCGTTTTTAGCTGCTAGTCTCCCATTCATGTAGACCCATACCGAGGGGATTCCTTCGGAAGAATCCCTCAAGGCCATTTATGTGATTGCTCATATGATCGCTATATTAATCTTCCTGGTGTTTGAAAAGTCGATGGACATAGCCATTGGCTGCCAACCGGTGCAAGTCTTCCAGGGTCTGAGCGTACAATGGGACCCGGTTCCACCGGCGTGGTGCTCGAGGGAAGCAAGGTCTCGGACTCCACCTGCGGCACCATCTGAGCCCACACTTTACCACCAATCAGGGCCGGGCCGTGGCGGCTGACCACGCAAAAACCAACGGAGTCGGCGGGCCCATTCTCTTCGGATCAAACACAGTGGTTGCCAATCCGGGGACCATTCGTAGCGACACCTGCTGCAGCGTACCTTCCCGCTACGGATTGAACCGAGCCACTTTTAACCACAACGGGGGCAGGTTGGATGCTCTGGCATACATTAATATTAACAGCGTCAGTGACCGATCTGCGACCTTACCCGAAATTCTTATATGCTTGCATGTTTTCCTATTATTCATTAACTAATTATAGGTGGAAGCTTAGCTACTGGCATCTAGAAAGTCGGCTTTCAGCCCGCTGGATTCATAATGGAAAACAACCTTTGGCTGCAACGGGTACCCTGGTGGTTGAATAATGCCTTAAGTTATAGGGCTTTACGATGATCATCAATCAAAGACATTATCGCACGGTCTGGATGGAGGGGGGCGTGATTAAGACCATCAATCAGCTGCTTCTCCCCGCTCGCTTTGAAATAGTATCGCTCGGTCACTATTCTGAAGTTGCCGACGCTATCAATACTATGCTGGTACGGGGTGCGCCGGCCATCGGTGCCCTGGGGGCCTACGCCCTGGCCCAGGCCGTCAATCAACTAACCCGCCGTGATATGGGTCAGATCCAGGATGTAAAAACTACCTTGGAGCAGACCCGGCCAACGGCTCATGATTTATCGGACGGACTGCGCTATGTCTTCGATCGCCTGCTCAAAGCCGGGAAGCTTGAGCAAATGAAGGCCGCCGCTCTGGACGCGGCTGAAACCTATGCTGAACGCAGCATCGCGGCCTGCCGGCAGATCGGGAATCACGGAAAGGCGTTGATCAAGGACGGGGACCGGATCCTGACCCACTGCAACGCCGGCGCCCTGGCCACCGTTGACTACGGCACGGCCCTGGCTGTGGTACGAATGGCACACTACGACGGGAAAGCAATCTATGTATACGTCGACGAAACCAGGCCACGGTTGCAGGGTGCCAAGCTGACCGCCTGGGAGCTGTCCCAGGAGGGCATCCCCCATGCCATCATCGCGGATAATGCCGCCGGGCACTTCATGCGGCGGGGTGAGATCGATATCGTCATCACCGGGGCCGATCGGGTGGCAGCCAACGGCGATGTAGCCAATAAGATCGGGACCTACCAGAAGGCCGTGCTGGCCAAAGAAAATCAGA
This genomic window from Candidatus Neomarinimicrobiota bacterium contains:
- the mtnA gene encoding S-methyl-5-thioribose-1-phosphate isomerase, which translates into the protein MIINQRHYRTVWMEGGVIKTINQLLLPARFEIVSLGHYSEVADAINTMLVRGAPAIGALGAYALAQAVNQLTRRDMGQIQDVKTTLEQTRPTAHDLSDGLRYVFDRLLKAGKLEQMKAAALDAAETYAERSIAACRQIGNHGKALIKDGDRILTHCNAGALATVDYGTALAVVRMAHYDGKAIYVYVDETRPRLQGAKLTAWELSQEGIPHAIIADNAAGHFMRRGEIDIVITGADRVAANGDVANKIGTYQKAVLAKENQIPLYIAAPLSTIDRTCASGDDIPIEERDENEILHFDGKRIAPRDSPARNPAFDVTPARYIRGIITEKGIIKPEAVRTLDKSNG